GCGCGAGCGCCGCGCGGGGCGCGGCGCCGCGTCCCCCTTTCGGTTGTCCGGGAGCAGACTTTTGGCGCGTCGAAGGTTGGGGCTTTTTTGTCATACCCTGCGCTTATGAACCGCGGTGGGTTAGCATCGCGTTAACGCGGCGGCGATCGGGCACGCGGCGATGTTCTCAATTTTCGAACTTATCGTTCGAGTGAAGGGCTAGACCTTATTGCGCCAAAGGAGTAAAAGGGCTCTCCATTCAGTGGTGGAATGCTTGGTGTATTGAACTCTAAAGTCGTCAATTTACGGTTTAAAAAATATCTGTGAAAATATGGGTGCGTGTTCTTATGAAGCTGAAGCGGTATTACTGGATTTTATTTGCTACGTTGCTACTTTGGTCTGATGGAAGTTCTTCGGCCTGGGCGCAACCAACCTTGCCGCGTCCGTCGGGACCCATTATTTTGAGCGTCAGCGGCGCCATAACGCGAACGAATGCGCCCGGGCGGGCGGATTTCGATCGCGCCATGCTGGAAGCCTTGGGGCTGAAAAAGCTGACCACGACAACCGCATGGACGACCGGCGAGCAACATTTTTTGGGCATCTCTTTCGATACCCTTCTCGATACCGTGGGCGCGCATGGAAAAGCGTTGAGCGTGAGCGCGCTCAACGACTATACCTTCGAGATTCCCATGGCCGAAATCAAGGCGTTTCATCCCCTCGTCGCGTTGAAACACAATGGGGCCTACATGCCCGTGCGTGACAAGGGGCCGCTGTGGATCGTATATCCCCGCGACGACTTCCCCGTTCTAAAGGAGCGTAAGTACGACTACCGTTGGGTTTGGCAACTCAGGCGTATCAATGTGCGATGATGGCCTTCGTAAAGAAGCATGTATACGGCTTCATTCTCCTCCTCATCGCTATCTTTATCGTTGGGCTCGTCATCAACTACATCAAGGCGCGGCGCGTCGATAACGAAATCAACAACAATATACGCGCCAGCTTGCTGACGATTTCCCAGGCCGAGAACGAATATCTGCGTTTCCTTTACACCTTGGAGGCCTATGCCTACCAACGCCCGGAGACGACCCACGAGAAGGTCGTGCTGCGCATGGAAATTCTCTGGAGCCGCTTGCCCATTTTGCTCTACGGCGACAGCACAAAGCCGATCCGCGGTCTGAAAAGCCTAGCCGGGACCGTGCGCCACGTGATGACCACGATCGAGCGTATCGAACCTTTGGTCATGGCGCTCAAGCCCGGCGACTTGGCGACATACAAGAACATTCGCGCCGAGGTGGACCCGCTCTACCAGCCGGTGCACAAACTGCTTTTGAATGCGTACCTATGGGACAGTCAGGTGGGCAGCTACGGCGAAACCATGCGTCGCACCGTGCTTACCCAGGAGGCGCTATCGCTGCTGGGCGTCCTGTTGCTCGGCGCGGTGCTGATTGCATTGCTTTTTCGCGAAGTTCACAATCGCAAAGCCCTTGAGGAAGAATTGCGCCATCAGGCCAATACCGACCCCTTGACCAACGCCAACAACCGACGCTTTTTTCTAAA
This genomic window from Varunaivibrio sulfuroxidans contains:
- a CDS encoding oxidoreductase produces the protein MSVSGAITRTNAPGRADFDRAMLEALGLKKLTTTTAWTTGEQHFLGISFDTLLDTVGAHGKALSVSALNDYTFEIPMAEIKAFHPLVALKHNGAYMPVRDKGPLWIVYPRDDFPVLKERKYDYRWVWQLRRINVR
- a CDS encoding GGDEF domain-containing protein, encoding MMAFVKKHVYGFILLLIAIFIVGLVINYIKARRVDNEINNNIRASLLTISQAENEYLRFLYTLEAYAYQRPETTHEKVVLRMEILWSRLPILLYGDSTKPIRGLKSLAGTVRHVMTTIERIEPLVMALKPGDLATYKNIRAEVDPLYQPVHKLLLNAYLWDSQVGSYGETMRRTVLTQEALSLLGVLLLGAVLIALLFREVHNRKALEEELRHQANTDPLTNANNRRFFLNLSEREYLRVRRYGRPLATLMLDIDHFKNINDVHGHAVGDEVLKQCVRTCLRLLRAGDILGRMGGEEFAVTLPEEGLEKAETIAERLREGIEKMEISGPGGIIRITVSIGLTQANPITDSNFEDVLYRADQALYDAKRAGRNCVSAL